In one window of Lewinella sp. 4G2 DNA:
- a CDS encoding T9SS type A sorting domain-containing protein — protein sequence MKNLFYLLAIIPGFLSAQVDTVYAFEGFDYAPLNGMFELDGGSEQGWTSPWEREIGDDGIIRRGDIPTDLIGPSDGGTRASLEFVRAGIRYNRRMRRQLDDGREYWVSCIMNWLPGSANGNVGNLTLTQNNQQVISVGKKFGNGRIAIVLPGGVNFETNIAAEGIHTLLLKIETSGNNGAEMAYLWVDPDLATLGADPDVSTANVRTPANTFRANNGVDGVQLKVEGTPPLLVDYDRLVIGGSLASVSPGFLVNTSQTTLAPLPLSVFPNPLREVATTTFSLTTPGTLRIALWDLNGRLIRDYGEAHYPAGISELSLRLGGSSIPTGTYILRVTGEQVAGSVKVIID from the coding sequence ATGAAAAATCTGTTCTATTTATTGGCTATAATTCCCGGCTTCCTGAGCGCACAGGTAGATACCGTCTACGCATTCGAGGGCTTCGACTATGCGCCCCTCAACGGGATGTTCGAACTCGACGGTGGCAGTGAACAGGGCTGGACGAGCCCCTGGGAGCGGGAAATCGGCGACGATGGTATCATTCGCCGTGGCGATATCCCAACGGACTTGATCGGTCCTTCCGACGGAGGAACCCGCGCTTCACTGGAGTTCGTCCGGGCCGGTATCCGCTACAACCGCCGGATGCGCCGCCAGCTGGACGATGGGCGTGAGTACTGGGTATCCTGCATTATGAACTGGCTCCCCGGCTCCGCTAACGGCAACGTCGGCAACCTTACCCTGACGCAGAATAACCAACAGGTCATATCCGTCGGCAAAAAATTCGGCAACGGCCGCATTGCCATCGTTCTACCCGGTGGAGTAAATTTCGAAACCAACATCGCCGCCGAAGGCATTCATACCCTGCTGCTGAAGATCGAAACCAGTGGTAATAATGGAGCAGAAATGGCCTACCTCTGGGTGGACCCGGACCTAGCTACTCTTGGTGCTGACCCGGACGTCAGTACCGCCAACGTTCGTACGCCCGCGAATACTTTCCGGGCGAATAATGGTGTCGACGGCGTCCAGCTAAAAGTAGAAGGTACTCCTCCTCTTTTGGTGGACTACGATCGTCTGGTAATTGGAGGAAGTCTGGCTTCCGTCTCTCCCGGTTTCCTGGTGAATACGTCACAGACTACGCTTGCCCCCCTACCCCTATCTGTTTTCCCTAATCCGTTACGGGAGGTGGCTACGACTACTTTTTCCCTCACCACACCAGGGACTTTACGCATTGCGCTATGGGACTTAAACGGCAGATTAATTCGTGATTATGGCGAGGCACATTATCCGGCGGGCATCTCCGAGCTAAGCCTGCGTTTGGGTGGATCGAGTATTCCAACTGGCACTTACATACTAAGAGTTACCGGAGAGCAGGTAGCTGGAAGTGTAAAGGTGATTATCGATTAA
- a CDS encoding sulfatase: protein MPLKLFGLFAFVLLGMGFVLRPTGAVAPTPTGMDRPNIILIVADDLGLYDLGCYGNDIIETPRLDAMAAAGLKFNAAYCAAPICSPSRAAIQTGLAPARTGMTEHLRGTPTPTDCQPVIAPRNAIRLAYAYRTIGEALQDQDYRTLYVGKWHLGGFAYGPLRHGYDVSLAAGGQGLPNSFFRPFFNGNPFPELNTTAAGDDYLTDAITTLALDALPTDDTPFFLNLNYYSPHVPIEGPPELVQKYEEILAPTNREFPNAEYAAMVETIDSQVGRLVDSLEARGLMENTIILFTSDHGALTVEEVAAFAENTPPTDSGPLRDGKGYIYEGGLRVPLIVYAPGRLSPAEINRPNSNVDYFPTITALAGNPETTPDGEVIPSITQTPDLDGQRTLYFHFPHYSPQRGMPAGAIIEGNEKYIDWYSDVDSSYYVNLEADPGEANPADGATVPRAQELRAKLEAWRDSVGARPAIPNPNFDPSNCN, encoded by the coding sequence ATGCCCCTAAAGCTATTCGGCCTCTTCGCCTTCGTCTTGCTGGGAATGGGCTTTGTCCTCCGCCCCACCGGTGCAGTCGCGCCCACTCCAACGGGTATGGACCGGCCCAACATCATCCTGATCGTAGCGGACGACCTGGGCCTGTACGACTTGGGCTGTTACGGTAACGACATCATCGAAACGCCGCGGCTGGACGCCATGGCTGCCGCCGGTCTCAAGTTCAACGCCGCTTACTGCGCTGCTCCCATTTGCTCCCCGAGCCGGGCAGCCATCCAAACGGGCCTCGCTCCAGCACGGACGGGCATGACCGAACACCTCCGGGGAACACCAACGCCAACGGACTGTCAGCCGGTGATCGCTCCCCGCAATGCCATCCGCTTAGCCTACGCTTACCGCACCATTGGGGAGGCTCTGCAGGACCAGGACTACCGCACACTTTACGTTGGTAAGTGGCACCTGGGTGGCTTTGCTTACGGCCCACTGCGCCACGGATACGACGTGAGTTTGGCGGCCGGTGGCCAGGGTTTACCCAATAGCTTTTTCCGCCCCTTCTTCAACGGTAACCCCTTCCCCGAACTTAATACCACGGCTGCTGGAGATGACTACCTGACGGATGCCATCACCACGCTGGCGCTGGACGCGCTCCCTACTGATGACACTCCCTTCTTCCTCAACCTGAACTACTACAGCCCGCACGTCCCCATTGAAGGCCCGCCGGAGCTCGTGCAGAAGTACGAAGAAATCCTAGCGCCCACTAACCGGGAATTCCCCAACGCCGAATACGCCGCCATGGTGGAAACCATCGATAGCCAAGTAGGCCGCCTCGTCGATTCCCTGGAAGCCCGGGGGCTAATGGAAAATACCATCATCTTATTTACCTCCGACCACGGTGCCCTTACGGTAGAAGAGGTTGCGGCCTTCGCCGAGAATACGCCACCCACAGATAGTGGCCCGCTGCGGGATGGTAAGGGGTACATCTACGAAGGTGGGTTGCGGGTCCCCCTCATCGTCTACGCGCCCGGTCGTCTGAGCCCGGCGGAAATTAACCGCCCCAACAGCAACGTAGACTATTTTCCTACCATCACGGCCCTGGCGGGTAATCCGGAAACCACACCCGATGGTGAAGTGATTCCCAGCATTACCCAGACGCCGGACTTAGATGGCCAGCGTACCCTCTACTTCCACTTCCCCCACTACAGCCCGCAACGGGGTATGCCGGCGGGGGCCATCATTGAAGGGAACGAAAAGTACATTGATTGGTACTCTGATGTTGATAGCTCTTACTACGTTAATCTGGAGGCAGACCCTGGGGAAGCGAATCCGGCCGACGGGGCAACAGTACCCCGCGCCCAGGAATTACGAGCCAAGTTGGAAGCCTGGCGGGATAGCGTCGGTGCCCGACCTGCCATCCCCAATCCTAATTTTGACCCCAGCAACTGTAATTGA
- a CDS encoding carbonic anhydrase produces the protein MMNSNQVLERLKAGNERFVNDKLDGLLQDRERRGSLTGGQEPYAIILSCADSRVVPELAFDAGLGELFVVRVAGNVANSSSIASIEYAVAHIGTPVIVVLGHEACGAVTAAVAGGDNGYNLNHLLAHINPAINASEEGAEVNDVVRKNAEMTAKELQARSAIIRDAVNNGKLEIVPAYYNLSDGKVDML, from the coding sequence ATGATGAATAGTAATCAGGTTCTGGAACGGCTTAAGGCCGGCAACGAACGCTTCGTAAACGACAAACTGGACGGCCTGCTGCAGGACCGAGAACGTCGCGGTAGCCTTACCGGCGGGCAGGAACCTTACGCCATCATCCTATCCTGTGCGGATAGCCGCGTGGTGCCAGAATTAGCTTTTGACGCCGGTCTGGGGGAACTCTTCGTCGTCCGCGTTGCGGGTAACGTAGCCAACTCTTCGAGCATTGCCAGTATTGAGTACGCCGTCGCTCACATCGGTACACCGGTCATCGTCGTCCTTGGCCACGAGGCCTGCGGCGCCGTAACCGCAGCCGTCGCCGGTGGTGATAACGGATACAACCTTAACCACCTACTAGCCCACATCAATCCGGCCATCAATGCGTCTGAAGAAGGGGCCGAGGTCAACGACGTCGTGCGCAAGAATGCGGAGATGACGGCTAAGGAACTGCAAGCCCGCTCGGCCATCATCCGTGATGCGGTGAACAACGGTAAACTGGAGATCGTACCAGCCTACTACAACCTTTCCGATGGCAAAGTGGATATGCTCTAG
- a CDS encoding tocopherol cyclase family protein — MKNFLLRRRATFDPPRFQGWGRERSYFEGWYFKVVVPQEEIAYAFIPGISYDAAGEGHAFLQVLNGAAATSEYHRYPVSDFKPAAEEFALSLGPHRFSSDTLFIDLPGLQFDINLINPIPWEARPLAPGIMGWYGFVPRMQCYHGLVSFHHELSGTITVNNKKYSAAGGVGYTEKDWGSGFPDAWVWCQSNHLSGTNGPACLMASVASIPWLGTSFTGFLATFYLEGELHLFTTWAQSQVQCKLDGEAGTVSLTFIKPGKRLHITGTPAAGGELASPITAGGMTGKINESLRAELDVRLEVKGELVYAGTATWAGLEVSDNAAILTS, encoded by the coding sequence ATGAAGAACTTTTTGCTGCGCAGGAGGGCTACTTTTGATCCGCCGCGGTTCCAGGGGTGGGGGCGGGAGCGCAGTTATTTTGAGGGGTGGTACTTCAAGGTGGTCGTCCCGCAGGAGGAGATTGCTTATGCGTTTATTCCGGGCATCAGTTACGACGCGGCGGGGGAGGGACATGCTTTTTTGCAGGTATTGAACGGGGCGGCGGCAACGTCGGAATACCATCGCTATCCAGTGAGCGATTTTAAGCCGGCGGCAGAGGAGTTTGCTTTGAGTTTGGGCCCGCACCGATTTAGTTCCGATACTTTATTTATTGATCTTCCGGGCCTGCAATTCGATATCAATTTAATTAATCCTATTCCCTGGGAGGCGCGACCGCTCGCACCGGGGATTATGGGTTGGTACGGCTTCGTGCCGCGGATGCAGTGCTACCACGGGCTGGTAAGTTTCCACCACGAGTTGTCCGGAACAATTACGGTAAATAATAAAAAATATTCCGCTGCCGGGGGGGTGGGGTATACCGAAAAAGATTGGGGTAGCGGCTTCCCCGATGCCTGGGTCTGGTGCCAGTCCAACCATTTATCGGGCACCAACGGGCCGGCGTGTTTGATGGCCAGCGTAGCGAGTATTCCCTGGTTGGGGACGTCCTTCACCGGCTTTCTCGCGACGTTTTATTTGGAGGGTGAACTCCACCTTTTTACCACTTGGGCGCAGTCGCAGGTGCAGTGTAAGTTGGACGGGGAGGCGGGGACCGTTAGCCTCACCTTTATCAAACCGGGGAAGCGCTTGCACATCACGGGCACCCCCGCCGCGGGAGGTGAGTTGGCCAGCCCCATCACCGCGGGAGGGATGACGGGCAAGATCAACGAATCCCTCCGGGCCGAATTGGACGTCCGGTTGGAAGTAAAGGGCGAATTAGTCTACGCCGGTACCGCCACCTGGGCCGGGCTCGAGGTGTCGGACAATGCGGCCATCTTGACTTCCTAA
- a CDS encoding superoxide dismutase — MFQLPKLPYDYDALEPHIDARTMEIHHTKHHNGYTTKLNKAIDGTDLADKKIEEILKDAGHHSTAVRNNGGGFYNHSLFWQVMSPDGGGKPSGDLANAITEDFGSYDNFKDQFAAAAGSRFGSGWAWLIVGENGHLAVTSTPNQDNPLMDVADDQGTPILGLDVWEHAYYLNYQNRRPDYVNAFFDVVNWDEVGKRYQDAK; from the coding sequence ATGTTTCAATTACCCAAACTCCCTTACGACTACGACGCCCTCGAACCGCACATCGACGCGCGCACGATGGAGATCCACCACACCAAGCACCACAACGGGTACACCACCAAACTGAACAAGGCCATCGACGGAACGGACCTGGCCGATAAGAAGATCGAAGAGATCCTCAAGGACGCCGGCCACCACTCCACGGCCGTACGCAACAACGGCGGTGGCTTCTACAACCACAGCCTTTTCTGGCAGGTGATGAGCCCCGACGGCGGCGGCAAGCCTTCCGGCGATCTCGCTAATGCCATCACCGAGGACTTCGGTAGCTACGACAACTTTAAGGATCAGTTCGCCGCAGCCGCCGGCTCCCGCTTCGGTTCCGGCTGGGCCTGGCTCATCGTGGGTGAGAACGGCCACCTCGCCGTCACCTCTACCCCTAACCAGGACAACCCGCTCATGGACGTTGCCGACGACCAGGGTACACCCATCCTCGGCCTCGACGTGTGGGAGCACGCATACTACCTCAATTACCAGAACCGCCGCCCGGATTACGTGAACGCGTTCTTTGACGTGGTGAATTGGGATGAGGTTGGGAAGCGGTACCAGGACGCGAAGTAA
- a CDS encoding LamG-like jellyroll fold domain-containing protein: MLRFLVFAFSWILLASLPAHAQITFTGPTAFGRATADVAVADFDGDGNVDLFACGGNQYWYAGPDFTTEYQMGTSAGGPYAAEAADINNDGWPDLVTSDGARNSGPGNTYLYLNPGPDGDVYAPWTRITMYTGNVSHQNDMVVIDVDGDGRLDVVTRTWTDQRVMIYFQNADINNWTAKILGDNDAGRDEGLAVGDLDGEPGVEIVLSGIYWKSDDWRAQTGVPITYSIDPNLTGVFGKVKAAIGDLDGDGDADVYMGTAEGSVQYLAWHENTGLNPDGSVNYVTRILRDDTGDAHFADLGDVDNDGDLDIFLGRSFGSNGCYVFVNDGEGNFTETNYDPGGKLYLGDVADLDGDGDLDVAGAPRFYNGRPVVYYNTTSTLPRAGEVSIAPQGGNFTAPVTVTLSATGLVEDIRYTTDGSEPDGTSTLYTGPFTLASSTLLRTRASAQNAAPGPVNSANYNIAQNGNFPPIARAGEDRTVNINTTVTLDGSESTDLDDATLNYAWTQFDGPATTILNATTATAQFTPTEAGRYEFELAVSDEAEQATDVVIITVVDPGQAQVAYWPLDETAGTNVPELVAGQDGTLTTADNWRPADGQFGGALDVATERVELPAIDVDAAGLTLAAWVRPTALTTAEGRFISKADGVTGNQHYWMLSQISTTGVRFRLKTDAQTTTATLASPTGQLRAEEWTFVAATYDGAQMRLYVDGTEVASMAQTGRVAQAPNVAVALGNQPTDAGDRPFNGLLDEVTIWNRALSPVELIDLQATNTIGGATLPVRYLSFTAEREKADVLLNWETTNETDNAGFYVERMSPTGLAQAGFVAARLDGRYATRDETVPPGDLRYRLRQEDLDGSTSYSPWVEVAALAESVLATPNPARGQTWLRGLPEGTVVQLLDFRGRDYGRHRLGTDGMLDLSGLPLGGYIFVWTGGAGRLVVAGKGR, from the coding sequence ATGCTTCGCTTTCTCGTCTTCGCCTTCAGCTGGATCTTGCTCGCCAGCCTACCCGCTCACGCCCAAATTACTTTTACCGGACCTACCGCCTTCGGACGAGCCACCGCCGACGTGGCCGTAGCCGATTTTGATGGAGACGGCAACGTCGATCTCTTCGCCTGTGGCGGCAACCAGTACTGGTACGCCGGGCCGGATTTTACCACCGAATACCAGATGGGGACCTCCGCCGGCGGGCCCTACGCCGCCGAAGCCGCCGACATAAATAACGACGGCTGGCCCGACTTGGTGACCTCCGACGGCGCCCGCAACTCCGGGCCGGGGAACACTTACCTCTATCTGAATCCCGGACCCGATGGCGACGTCTACGCCCCCTGGACGCGCATCACCATGTACACCGGCAACGTCAGCCACCAGAACGATATGGTCGTCATCGACGTGGATGGCGACGGCCGGCTCGACGTCGTTACCCGCACCTGGACGGACCAGCGGGTCATGATCTACTTCCAAAATGCCGACATCAACAACTGGACGGCGAAGATCCTCGGCGATAACGACGCCGGCCGCGACGAAGGCCTGGCCGTCGGCGACCTGGACGGTGAACCCGGCGTGGAGATCGTCCTCTCCGGCATCTACTGGAAATCCGACGACTGGCGGGCCCAAACCGGCGTACCGATCACCTACTCCATCGACCCCAACCTGACGGGCGTCTTCGGCAAAGTCAAAGCCGCCATCGGTGATCTGGACGGCGACGGCGATGCGGACGTCTACATGGGCACGGCCGAAGGCTCCGTCCAGTACCTCGCCTGGCACGAAAACACCGGGCTCAATCCGGACGGTAGCGTCAACTACGTCACCCGCATCCTCCGCGATGATACTGGGGACGCCCACTTCGCCGACCTTGGTGACGTAGACAACGACGGTGACCTCGACATCTTCCTCGGCCGCAGTTTTGGTTCCAACGGCTGCTACGTATTCGTCAACGACGGGGAGGGCAACTTCACCGAAACCAATTACGATCCGGGTGGCAAACTTTACCTGGGTGACGTCGCGGACCTCGACGGTGATGGCGACCTCGACGTAGCTGGTGCGCCCCGCTTTTACAACGGCCGTCCGGTCGTGTACTACAACACGACTTCTACCCTCCCCCGCGCCGGGGAAGTATCCATCGCCCCACAGGGTGGGAATTTTACCGCTCCGGTGACCGTCACCCTTTCCGCGACGGGCTTGGTGGAGGACATTCGGTACACCACGGATGGGTCCGAACCGGACGGCACATCCACTTTGTATACGGGGCCCTTTACCCTGGCTTCTTCCACTTTACTGCGCACCCGCGCCAGCGCCCAGAATGCCGCGCCGGGCCCGGTGAACAGCGCGAACTATAACATCGCCCAGAACGGAAATTTCCCGCCGATCGCCCGCGCCGGGGAGGACCGAACCGTAAATATCAATACCACCGTGACGCTGGACGGCAGTGAGAGTACCGACCTCGATGACGCCACCCTGAACTACGCCTGGACGCAATTTGACGGGCCGGCCACTACCATTCTGAACGCGACTACGGCCACCGCCCAGTTCACCCCAACGGAGGCTGGCCGCTACGAATTCGAACTGGCCGTAAGCGACGAAGCCGAACAAGCGACGGACGTCGTCATTATCACCGTTGTGGACCCCGGCCAGGCCCAGGTTGCCTACTGGCCGCTGGACGAAACTGCCGGCACGAACGTACCCGAACTCGTTGCCGGGCAGGATGGCACCCTCACCACCGCCGACAACTGGCGGCCCGCGGACGGCCAATTTGGTGGCGCCCTCGACGTAGCGACCGAACGCGTTGAACTACCCGCCATCGATGTGGACGCCGCCGGACTAACTCTCGCCGCCTGGGTGCGCCCGACCGCCCTGACGACGGCCGAAGGGCGCTTCATTTCCAAAGCCGACGGCGTGACCGGCAACCAGCACTACTGGATGCTGAGCCAGATCAGCACGACCGGCGTACGCTTCCGTTTGAAGACCGACGCGCAAACCACCACGGCCACTCTGGCCAGCCCCACCGGACAGTTGCGAGCCGAGGAGTGGACCTTCGTAGCGGCCACCTACGACGGCGCGCAAATGCGGCTCTACGTGGACGGCACCGAAGTAGCCAGCATGGCCCAAACCGGACGGGTTGCCCAGGCGCCCAACGTTGCCGTAGCCCTCGGTAACCAACCAACGGACGCCGGCGACCGCCCCTTCAACGGACTTCTGGACGAGGTAACCATCTGGAACCGCGCCCTTTCGCCGGTGGAACTAATAGATCTGCAAGCGACGAATACGATTGGTGGGGCCACGTTGCCAGTCCGCTACCTCAGCTTTACGGCGGAGCGGGAGAAAGCGGACGTACTACTGAACTGGGAAACGACGAATGAAACCGACAACGCCGGCTTCTACGTGGAACGAATGAGCCCAACGGGGCTGGCGCAGGCCGGATTTGTTGCCGCCCGATTGGACGGTCGCTACGCAACCAGGGATGAAACCGTACCCCCTGGAGACCTGCGCTATCGCTTACGCCAGGAAGATCTGGATGGCAGCACGAGCTACTCCCCCTGGGTGGAGGTAGCCGCCCTGGCTGAATCCGTACTGGCAACGCCTAACCCAGCGCGTGGCCAAACCTGGTTGCGGGGCTTACCGGAAGGAACGGTGGTACAACTGCTCGATTTCCGGGGCCGTGACTACGGGCGTCACCGGCTGGGTACGGATGGAATGCTTGACCTGTCGGGACTACCCCTCGGTGGCTACATCTTTGTCTGGACCGGTGGCGCCGGGCGCTTGGTAGTTGCGGGTAAGGGTCGCTGA
- a CDS encoding RtcB family protein, translating to MKALNTTPITGQTLIDLGFSPGAWFAEALQYLAQNPLEGDELLTYLREKEPVIPDVVAPFTEPVPYHRNLRAESAVEADNVEKVFATMDELMKTPTLVAGAVMPDACPTGGIGQIPVGGVVAARNAIHPAMHSADVCCSVMITFLGDADPKKVLDAAHNVTHFGRGGRPKEDRWELPGDLAARIRSNAFLNEEKLILKSESHLGTQGDGNHFLYVGQVESTGETALVTHHGSRGFGASLYAKGMRIAEKFRRAISPETQERNAWIPYDTPEGESYWEALQVVRDWTKLNHQLIHTATAKAAGATATNNWWNEHNFVFKDGDLFYHAKGATPLDDKFVPDSQDGLRLIPLNMAEPILIVRGDTTENNIGFAPHGAGRNVSRTAHMKSKGNRTVREIFDDETAGLDVRFYSKSIDISELPSAYKDAATVQRQMEEFGLGEIVDRVLPYGCIMAGNTGRHNRRRSGRGKRR from the coding sequence ATGAAAGCATTGAACACCACCCCCATCACTGGTCAGACCCTGATCGATTTAGGATTTTCCCCCGGCGCATGGTTCGCCGAAGCACTGCAATACCTGGCCCAAAACCCACTGGAAGGCGACGAATTGTTGACCTACCTGCGCGAAAAGGAACCGGTGATTCCGGACGTAGTCGCGCCCTTCACGGAGCCCGTTCCTTATCACCGTAACCTGCGGGCGGAATCCGCCGTAGAAGCGGATAACGTAGAAAAGGTATTCGCCACCATGGATGAGTTGATGAAGACGCCCACCCTCGTAGCCGGCGCCGTTATGCCGGACGCCTGCCCAACGGGTGGCATCGGACAGATCCCCGTTGGTGGGGTTGTGGCGGCCCGCAACGCCATCCACCCCGCGATGCACTCCGCGGACGTTTGCTGCTCCGTTATGATCACCTTCCTCGGTGATGCGGACCCGAAAAAAGTACTGGATGCAGCGCATAACGTGACCCACTTCGGTCGGGGAGGCCGCCCGAAGGAGGACCGTTGGGAACTGCCCGGTGACCTGGCGGCGCGGATTCGTAGCAACGCTTTTTTGAACGAAGAGAAGTTGATCCTGAAGTCTGAGTCCCACCTGGGTACGCAGGGGGACGGTAACCACTTCCTGTACGTCGGCCAGGTGGAGTCTACCGGCGAGACGGCGTTGGTGACGCACCACGGAAGCCGCGGCTTCGGCGCGTCCCTGTACGCTAAGGGAATGCGGATTGCCGAGAAGTTCCGCCGGGCCATCTCTCCGGAAACGCAGGAACGCAACGCCTGGATCCCCTACGATACCCCCGAAGGAGAATCCTACTGGGAAGCTTTGCAGGTCGTCCGTGACTGGACGAAACTCAACCACCAATTGATCCACACCGCCACGGCCAAGGCTGCCGGCGCGACGGCCACGAACAACTGGTGGAACGAGCACAACTTCGTCTTCAAGGATGGCGACCTGTTTTACCACGCCAAGGGTGCTACCCCGCTGGACGACAAGTTCGTTCCCGATAGCCAGGACGGGCTGCGCCTGATCCCGCTGAACATGGCCGAACCCATTCTGATTGTGCGCGGTGATACCACGGAGAACAACATCGGTTTCGCCCCGCACGGAGCAGGCCGTAACGTAAGCCGTACCGCCCACATGAAATCAAAGGGAAACCGTACCGTGCGGGAGATCTTTGACGACGAGACCGCTGGGTTGGACGTTCGTTTTTACTCCAAGAGCATTGACATTTCCGAACTGCCTTCCGCCTACAAGGACGCGGCGACCGTGCAACGGCAAATGGAGGAATTCGGCCTCGGAGAAATCGTAGACCGGGTGTTACCCTACGGTTGCATCATGGCTGGGAATACGGGGCGCCACAACCGCCGCCGGTCAGGTCGGGGGAAGCGGCGGTAG
- a CDS encoding YafY family protein yields the protein MTTKNALIRYRTIDRCLQNNGRQWALQDLIDACSDALYELEGRDVDVSKRTVQLDIQLMRSDKLGYNAPIEVYNRKYYRYADPDYKIANVPLTESDMAVLTESVTMLRQFRDFNLFNELNGVIQKLEDKVYRNDNELEPIIHIDKNESLVGLEHLDVLYQAIAKKVVVWIDYQSFVARKSNRFRFHGYLLKEFNNRWFLVGRKAEEEKLYTLALDRIKSISVDLRTDYVRRDFDATTYYRDTFGVTVIGNRPVPIRLRFDHHNAPYVLTKPLHHSQVSLPRSEDGSLEIKVTLQLNYEIERLILGFGEGVEVLAPKRLRKRIKGILKRAAGLYAPGNE from the coding sequence ATGACCACCAAAAATGCCTTGATCCGCTACCGCACCATCGACCGCTGCCTCCAAAACAATGGCCGGCAGTGGGCGCTGCAGGACCTCATCGATGCCTGCTCCGATGCCCTTTATGAACTCGAAGGCCGCGATGTGGACGTGAGCAAACGAACCGTCCAACTCGATATTCAATTGATGCGGAGCGATAAACTGGGCTACAACGCACCAATTGAGGTATATAACCGAAAATACTACCGTTACGCGGACCCGGACTATAAAATTGCCAACGTACCGCTAACGGAATCGGATATGGCGGTGCTGACCGAATCCGTCACCATGCTGCGGCAGTTTCGTGATTTTAATTTATTTAATGAATTAAACGGCGTCATTCAAAAATTGGAGGATAAGGTTTACCGAAACGATAACGAGCTGGAACCCATCATTCATATTGATAAAAATGAATCACTGGTGGGGCTGGAGCACCTCGACGTACTCTATCAGGCCATCGCAAAAAAAGTGGTGGTCTGGATTGATTACCAATCGTTCGTAGCCCGCAAGAGTAATCGCTTTCGATTTCACGGCTACTTATTAAAAGAATTCAATAATCGTTGGTTCCTGGTCGGGCGAAAGGCGGAAGAAGAAAAATTATACACCCTGGCGTTGGATCGAATAAAAAGTATTTCCGTAGACCTGCGTACCGACTACGTACGCCGCGACTTTGATGCCACTACGTATTACCGGGATACTTTCGGCGTGACCGTGATCGGCAACCGCCCCGTACCCATCCGGCTACGCTTTGACCACCACAACGCACCCTACGTATTGACGAAACCATTACACCATAGCCAGGTAAGTCTGCCGCGGAGTGAAGATGGCAGCCTGGAAATCAAAGTAACCTTACAACTCAATTATGAAATAGAGCGGCTGATCCTCGGGTTTGGAGAAGGCGTGGAGGTGTTGGCGCCGAAGCGGTTGCGAAAGCGCATCAAGGGAATATTAAAACGCGCTGCGGGTCTTTATGCGCCCGGCAACGAATAA